From Nocardioides sp. HDW12B, the proteins below share one genomic window:
- a CDS encoding glycosyltransferase family 4 protein, producing the protein MRIALLSYRSKTHVGGQGVYLRHLSRELVALGHEVEVFSGQPYPELDPGVGLTKVPSLDLYREPDPFRVPRLREFRDLVDVYEFLAMCTAAFPEPRTFAIRVAKVLRGRRDDFDVVHDNQTLGFGMLRIAEDLPLVTTIHHPITFDRRVDLAHASGRKKASLRRWYSFLRMQGKVARRLPQILTVSESSKRDIARDFGVDPERLQVITLGVDEGFRPPTGPRVPGRLLAMASADTPMKGVATLLEALAKLRTERDVSLVLVTRPSPGGRTEQLIERLGLEDCVSFVSGVSDAELVELMGSAEVACVPSLYEGFSLPTAELMACATPLVVSRAGAIPEVVGPDGECADLVTPGDVGELYDALGALLDDPERRARMGAAGRRRVEELFSWRAVAEATAAAYQQAVDRHAGTTPTTGADAR; encoded by the coding sequence TTGAGAATCGCGCTCCTGTCCTACCGCAGCAAGACCCACGTCGGGGGTCAGGGCGTCTACCTCCGCCACCTCTCGCGCGAGCTCGTCGCGCTCGGCCACGAGGTCGAGGTCTTCTCCGGCCAGCCCTACCCCGAGCTCGATCCCGGCGTCGGCCTGACGAAGGTGCCGAGCCTCGACCTCTACCGCGAGCCGGACCCCTTCCGGGTGCCGAGGCTGCGCGAGTTCCGCGACCTGGTGGACGTCTACGAGTTCCTCGCGATGTGCACCGCCGCCTTCCCCGAGCCGCGGACCTTCGCGATCCGGGTCGCGAAGGTGCTGCGCGGTCGGCGCGACGACTTCGACGTCGTGCACGACAACCAGACGCTGGGCTTCGGGATGCTGCGCATCGCCGAGGACCTGCCGCTGGTCACGACGATCCACCACCCGATCACCTTCGACCGTCGCGTCGACCTGGCCCACGCCTCGGGTCGCAAGAAGGCCAGCCTGCGCCGCTGGTACTCCTTCCTGCGCATGCAGGGCAAGGTCGCCCGCCGTCTGCCGCAGATCCTCACCGTCTCGGAGAGCAGCAAGCGCGACATCGCCCGCGACTTCGGCGTGGACCCCGAGCGGCTCCAGGTCATCACCCTCGGCGTCGACGAGGGCTTCCGCCCGCCGACGGGCCCGCGCGTGCCGGGCCGGCTGCTCGCGATGGCCTCGGCGGACACCCCGATGAAGGGTGTCGCCACCCTGCTCGAGGCGCTGGCCAAGCTGCGCACCGAGCGTGACGTGTCCCTGGTCCTCGTGACCCGCCCGTCGCCGGGCGGGCGCACCGAGCAGCTCATCGAGCGTCTCGGCCTCGAGGACTGCGTCAGCTTCGTCTCCGGCGTCTCCGACGCCGAGCTGGTCGAGCTCATGGGCTCGGCCGAGGTGGCCTGCGTGCCGTCGCTCTACGAGGGCTTCTCGCTGCCCACCGCCGAGCTGATGGCCTGCGCCACCCCGCTGGTCGTGAGCCGCGCCGGGGCGATCCCCGAGGTCGTCGGCCCCGACGGCGAGTGCGCCGACCTCGTCACCCCCGGCGACGTCGGCGAGCTGTACGACGCCCTCGGCGCGCTCCTCGACGACCCCGAGCGCCGGGCGCGCATGGGCGCCGCGGGACGCCGCCGCGTCGAGGAGCTGTTCAGCTGGCGGGCGGTCGCCGAGGCGACCGCCGCGGCGTACCAGCAGGCCGTGGACCGGCACGCCGGGACCACCCCGACCACCGGCGCCGACGCGCGCTGA
- a CDS encoding methyltransferase domain-containing protein, with protein sequence MLTVDFDRLGLRAGERVLDMGCGAGRHAFEMYKRGADVIALDQDADELATVSEWFAAMREEGDLPLGAEADVKQGDALNLPFPDGDFDRVVASEVLEHIPDDDGAIAELVRVLRPGGTIAVTVPRWLPEKVCWALSDAYHEVEGGHVRIYRGSELVTKLEAAGLRFTGRNHVHGLHSPYWWLKCAVGVTNDDHPAVKAFHKVLVWDIVKRPLPTRLAEKVLDPLLGKSMVLYLEKPEKA encoded by the coding sequence ATGCTGACCGTCGACTTCGACCGACTCGGGCTCCGCGCCGGAGAGCGGGTCCTGGACATGGGCTGCGGCGCCGGCCGCCACGCCTTCGAGATGTACAAGCGCGGCGCCGACGTCATCGCGCTCGACCAGGACGCCGACGAGCTCGCCACGGTGAGCGAGTGGTTCGCCGCGATGCGCGAGGAGGGCGACCTGCCGCTCGGCGCCGAGGCCGACGTCAAGCAGGGCGACGCGCTCAACCTGCCCTTCCCCGACGGCGACTTCGACCGGGTCGTCGCCTCCGAGGTGCTCGAGCACATCCCCGACGACGACGGCGCGATCGCCGAGCTCGTCCGCGTGCTGCGCCCCGGCGGCACCATCGCCGTCACCGTGCCGCGCTGGCTGCCCGAGAAGGTCTGCTGGGCGCTCAGCGACGCCTACCACGAGGTCGAGGGCGGCCACGTCCGCATCTACCGCGGCAGCGAGCTCGTGACCAAGCTGGAGGCGGCCGGGCTGCGCTTCACCGGTCGCAACCACGTCCACGGCCTGCACTCGCCCTACTGGTGGCTCAAGTGCGCCGTCGGCGTCACCAACGACGACCACCCCGCGGTGAAGGCCTTCCACAAGGTCCTCGTGTGGGACATCGTCAAGCGTCCCCTGCCGACCCGCCTGGCCGAGAAGGTCCTGGACCCGCTGCTGGGCAAGAGCATGGTGCTCTACCTGGAGAAGCCCGAGAAGGCGTGA